The genomic interval GTGGTAATCCTAATATGCCGTATGATTCTTCGAACACTATCAAAAATTATCTTAAACGATGCCGCAACCATGCCCGTTGTTACCATTATGGGACCCAGGCAATCAGGTAAGACAACCCTGGTCAAACATGTTTTTCCCGATCATCAATATATTAATCTGGAAGATCCTGAATGGCGCCAAATCATGGATCAGGATCCCAAAGGGATTCTGGCGGATCCGGAAGGGCGCTGGATTATCGATGAAGTCCAGCGTTTGCCAGAGCTTCTTTCTGTGATACAAGTCATGGTTGATCAACGGAAAATTGCCGGTCAATTCATCCTGACTGGATCACAAAATATTCTTCTAAAATCGTCAGTATCTCAAAGTCTGGCTGGTAGAACCGCTATTCGTTATTTATTGCCACTGAGCTATTCCGAGCTTAAGTCAGGCCTCCCTGTGAATACATCAAGTTCTCAGCATATTCAAAAAGGATTTTATCCGGCGGTACATACTCTGAAGACACCCGCTCATGATTGGTTAAGTTGGTATGTGCAAACCTATATAGAACGGGATGTCCAATCCCTGATCCTGAATCATAATTGGCAAAAATTTAATACATTTTTACGACTGTGTGCCGGAAGAGTGGGACAGTTAATCAATAGCTCAAGTCTGGCAAATGAAACGGGGGTTGATTATAAAACGATTCAAAGCTGGCTTGATATTCTGGAACTTTCCTTTATTACCTATCGCCTATATCCACATCACGTAAATTTTAATAAGCGGATTATCAAAACACCTAAACTATACTTTTACGATCCAGGATTATTGAGCTATTTACTGGGGCTTCATAAAGCTAATGACATCAGATATTATTATCAGTATGGACAATTATTTGAAAATCTGGTGATGAGTGAAATCCAAAAACAACGCTTTCATAATGGGCTCATGGACTCAATTAGCTTTTGGCGTTCGCGCTCAGGCATCGAGATTGATGTCTTGCTTGGTGATGGGCATCAACAAAAGGCTTTCGAAATAAAATCAACGGCAACTTACAAAGACTCCCTAAGCAAAAATCTTAGAAAGTGGGAAGCGTTTAACCACAATCTAGACTCACCACTGACTTTAATCTATGATGGTGAACTCCAGGAAATGATCAAAAGAATCCAAATTCTAAACTGGCGCAATATCAGTCTAACCCAAAGCTGAAAACTTGGTATAATAGCTTCAAAACCCCATCGGTCTCAGAAACTCCCCAACTCAAACATGGAGATTGCCACCCCCTGCATTTTTTCAGAATGACGCCGTGACAGGCTGTCTCTACACTGCTTGCAAAGACGACGTTAATAAAACCTCTACATTCTCAACGACTGGAAGTGTGCTCCAACAACTTCACAATCCGCCCGGCACTCTGACCCTCCCAGTATGTGGGGACCTTGAAAGCTGATGTAGATGCGGTCAAGCTCTTAACTGCTTTGGTATAGATCTCATCTGCTTTGATCAGCTGGTTGCTGCCTTCCCAGATGGTCACGGGGCGTTCAGTAGTGGGGCGCACTGTCAGACAGGGAATCTTCAGATAAGTCGTTTCTTCCTGAATGCCTCCGGAATCTGTGATCACCAGGGAGCTTTCACTCACCAGTTTTAGAAACTCCAGATAAGCCAGAGGACCCGTCAAATAAATACTGGGTGCGGACTGAAGCAGATCCATGAGTCCGTACTGCTCCAACATATTCTGAGTGCGGGGATGAATGGGAAAAATGACTGGCAAAAGTTCAGCGGTCCTGATCCACTCGGAGACCAGCAAACTAAGAGCGGCTTTATCATCCACATTTGAAGGACGATGAAAGGTCATGACGGCGTAGCCCTGCCTGGCGTTTTCCC from Candidatus Neomarinimicrobiota bacterium carries:
- a CDS encoding ATP-binding protein, which produces MILRTLSKIILNDAATMPVVTIMGPRQSGKTTLVKHVFPDHQYINLEDPEWRQIMDQDPKGILADPEGRWIIDEVQRLPELLSVIQVMVDQRKIAGQFILTGSQNILLKSSVSQSLAGRTAIRYLLPLSYSELKSGLPVNTSSSQHIQKGFYPAVHTLKTPAHDWLSWYVQTYIERDVQSLILNHNWQKFNTFLRLCAGRVGQLINSSSLANETGVDYKTIQSWLDILELSFITYRLYPHHVNFNKRIIKTPKLYFYDPGLLSYLLGLHKANDIRYYYQYGQLFENLVMSEIQKQRFHNGLMDSISFWRSRSGIEIDVLLGDGHQQKAFEIKSTATYKDSLSKNLRKWEAFNHNLDSPLTLIYDGELQEMIKRIQILNWRNISLTQS